One segment of Acidianus sp. HS-5 DNA contains the following:
- a CDS encoding xanthine dehydrogenase family protein molybdopterin-binding subunit: MRLRDHLPKIMGKGTYIDDYTPKNTAYLFIVRSPIARGIINSVSKPDKTLLTLTWDDVKVYLPVRADPETMKKGKIVKMPVLADGRVNFVGQPVLAIVVEDRYKGEDIIEEVNLDYQELPPVLDIENAMKGDPIHPGLDKNVSVDKTLEGGQLSAKKEAEVIVSRKIYQNRIVSNPMEPKGVLTYWDGDTLNVYGSFQSVFRIKSDLGESLSLPPEKIKVNSTLVGGGFGNKVPLYAEYILAAIASMKLHRPIKWIETRLEHLRNPTIGRGVLSEVKMYAKKTGEVLGVEGYIAVDLGAYNYTLNPTTPDFIARLVTGPYRMKFASIRALGVFTNLPPTGPYRGAGRPEATLIHETLVEELAKELNMDSVEIRRKNIIGDMEEYITPLGLKVDPAGYKTALNVAESYYRANKEKYKDKGVSIVAFMDIDRLSPGESARVRIENGRVKVFVGTGPHGQAHEDTFAKLVSEVLKINEDLIDVVTNSTDIVKEGIGSFGSRSGTVGGSAVIEACKQLLQKINMPIERALKELNGIEVEVFYKADDIFTPGSHVAVVDVDKETGFVKILKYYAVEDVGRELIKDEVEGQIVGGILQGISQVLWEQTPYDQYGNPLFSSIADCGVPSAVEADYHVELNTLEFPSALPTKSRGVGEAGTTGALPAVFIALEKAIGKKFTKTPVLPWDIIS, from the coding sequence ATGAGGTTAAGGGATCACTTACCTAAAATTATGGGAAAAGGAACCTACATAGACGATTATACCCCTAAAAATACTGCATATCTTTTCATAGTAAGATCACCAATTGCTAGAGGAATAATAAATAGCGTTTCAAAACCCGATAAAACTCTCCTAACACTTACATGGGACGACGTCAAGGTTTACTTGCCCGTTAGGGCTGATCCAGAAACAATGAAAAAGGGAAAAATAGTCAAAATGCCCGTACTTGCAGATGGAAGAGTTAATTTTGTAGGACAGCCAGTTTTGGCAATAGTCGTAGAGGACAGATACAAAGGCGAAGACATTATAGAGGAAGTTAACTTAGACTATCAAGAGTTACCTCCAGTTCTAGATATAGAAAACGCTATGAAGGGCGATCCTATTCACCCAGGGTTAGATAAAAACGTCTCAGTAGATAAAACTTTGGAAGGTGGGCAGTTATCTGCAAAGAAGGAAGCTGAAGTTATAGTAAGTAGAAAAATTTACCAAAATAGAATAGTTTCAAATCCAATGGAGCCAAAAGGAGTTTTGACTTACTGGGACGGTGACACGCTTAACGTTTACGGGTCTTTCCAGTCCGTATTTAGAATAAAAAGCGACCTTGGAGAGTCATTAAGCCTTCCTCCAGAAAAGATCAAGGTGAATTCAACGCTAGTGGGAGGTGGGTTCGGGAACAAAGTCCCACTGTACGCTGAATATATATTAGCTGCAATAGCATCAATGAAATTACATAGGCCTATCAAGTGGATAGAGACTAGGTTAGAGCACTTGAGGAACCCGACAATAGGTAGAGGAGTTCTGTCTGAGGTAAAAATGTACGCAAAGAAAACGGGTGAAGTATTGGGCGTAGAAGGCTATATTGCGGTCGATTTAGGTGCATATAATTACACTTTGAATCCTACTACTCCAGATTTTATAGCCAGGCTAGTTACAGGACCTTACAGGATGAAGTTCGCATCAATTAGAGCCCTTGGAGTCTTTACAAATCTACCTCCAACAGGGCCTTACAGAGGTGCGGGAAGACCTGAGGCTACATTAATTCATGAGACCTTAGTGGAAGAATTAGCAAAAGAACTTAACATGGATTCTGTTGAGATAAGGAGAAAGAATATAATTGGCGATATGGAAGAATACATAACGCCTTTAGGTCTTAAGGTAGACCCAGCAGGTTATAAGACTGCTCTGAACGTTGCTGAATCATATTACAGAGCAAATAAGGAGAAGTATAAAGATAAGGGAGTCTCAATAGTAGCGTTTATGGATATTGATAGACTTTCGCCTGGTGAAAGTGCTAGAGTTAGAATTGAAAACGGAAGGGTTAAGGTTTTCGTAGGTACCGGTCCCCACGGACAGGCTCATGAAGATACGTTTGCTAAACTAGTATCTGAAGTATTAAAGATTAATGAGGATTTGATAGATGTAGTAACAAATAGTACTGACATAGTAAAAGAAGGGATAGGCAGTTTTGGATCAAGGAGCGGTACAGTAGGAGGATCTGCTGTAATTGAGGCGTGTAAGCAATTACTTCAAAAAATTAATATGCCCATTGAAAGAGCATTAAAGGAACTTAACGGTATTGAAGTTGAGGTGTTCTATAAGGCTGACGATATTTTCACTCCCGGATCACATGTTGCTGTAGTAGATGTGGATAAAGAAACAGGATTTGTCAAAATATTAAAATATTATGCGGTGGAGGATGTAGGCAGGGAATTAATAAAAGATGAGGTAGAAGGGCAGATAGTTGGTGGAATTCTTCAAGGGATTTCACAAGTTCTATGGGAGCAGACGCCTTATGATCAATACGGTAATCCTCTTTTCTCATCTATTGCGGACTGTGGAGTCCCATCTGCTGTAGAGGCAGATTATCATGTGGAACTGAACACATTAGAATTTCCTTCTGCATTGCCTACAAAGAGTAGAGGAGTAGGTGAAGCTGGGACTACGGGAGCTTTACCTGCGGTATTTATAGCATTAGAAAAGGCTATTGGCAAGAAGTTCACAAAAACTCCTGTGTTGCCCTGGGACATTATAAGCTAA
- a CDS encoding PadR family transcriptional regulator, producing MMSYQKGRLKFMVLWLLSESPKRGIDIIDDISKMTWGWWKPSPGSIYPLLSTLEKEGKIIRKDNGIYEITQKGIEEINDFLPPRYEGSLERGVEELESLVVFFEDMGKDKLIPYRDRLIKAKNRLERLIE from the coding sequence ATGATGAGTTACCAGAAAGGTAGATTAAAGTTCATGGTTCTCTGGCTTCTTAGTGAATCTCCAAAAAGAGGAATTGATATAATTGATGACATCTCAAAGATGACATGGGGTTGGTGGAAGCCGTCTCCTGGTTCAATATATCCTTTATTATCTACGCTAGAGAAGGAAGGAAAAATTATAAGAAAAGATAATGGAATTTATGAAATTACACAAAAAGGTATAGAGGAAATAAATGATTTTCTTCCGCCAAGGTATGAAGGTAGCCTAGAGAGAGGTGTAGAAGAGTTAGAAAGTTTAGTAGTCTTCTTTGAAGATATGGGAAAGGATAAGCTAATTCCATATAGAGATAGGCTAATCAAAGCTAAAAATAGATTAGAGAGGCTGATAGAATGA
- a CDS encoding ATP-binding cassette domain-containing protein, with protein MSEIKAINLTKKYGNFIAVDHINFDVEKGEIFGFLGPNGAGKSTTIKMLTTVLKPTEGTAIVNGYDIVKQPSLVRQSIGVVPQEYTADEDLTGWENMMFMAGVYGIPTDTAKERAEELLKMVELTQAAKRKVSSYSGGMRRRLEIAMSLISRPAVLFLDEPTLGLDAQTRSAIWSYIMRLKKEYDMTIFVTTHYLEEADMYCDRIAIIDKGKIIKIGSPKELKESIGGDMVTIEVNDIEKAIKMLSSIDGILDIKSRDSEIRIKVKNGEEVAPKIMENLVKNNIKVIRLSISQPTMDEVYMEYTGKSLRDQQSSSEEVFGVMRTMRRARS; from the coding sequence ATGAGCGAAATTAAAGCCATAAATTTAACTAAAAAATATGGAAATTTCATTGCAGTTGATCATATAAACTTTGACGTAGAAAAGGGAGAAATATTCGGATTCTTAGGCCCAAACGGAGCGGGAAAAAGCACTACGATAAAAATGCTAACAACTGTTTTAAAGCCAACTGAAGGGACTGCTATCGTTAATGGTTACGATATAGTTAAACAACCTTCATTAGTCAGACAATCTATAGGGGTTGTTCCTCAAGAATATACTGCGGATGAGGACTTAACAGGATGGGAAAACATGATGTTTATGGCTGGAGTTTATGGTATTCCTACCGACACTGCTAAGGAAAGAGCTGAAGAACTACTTAAAATGGTAGAATTAACCCAGGCAGCAAAAAGGAAAGTTTCCAGTTATTCTGGTGGTATGAGGAGAAGATTAGAAATTGCTATGTCGCTGATAAGTAGACCCGCGGTACTCTTTTTAGATGAACCCACGTTAGGCTTAGATGCTCAAACTAGAAGCGCGATATGGTCGTATATTATGAGGCTAAAGAAAGAATACGACATGACCATCTTTGTAACTACCCATTATTTAGAGGAGGCAGATATGTACTGCGATAGAATTGCTATAATTGATAAAGGAAAAATAATAAAAATTGGTAGCCCTAAAGAACTGAAAGAAAGCATAGGAGGAGATATGGTCACAATAGAAGTTAACGATATTGAAAAAGCAATAAAAATGCTCTCAAGTATTGACGGTATTCTAGACATTAAAAGTAGGGATTCAGAAATAAGAATAAAAGTTAAAAATGGCGAAGAGGTTGCACCAAAAATAATGGAAAATTTAGTAAAGAATAATATTAAGGTAATTAGATTATCGATTTCACAGCCTACCATGGACGAAGTATATATGGAGTATACTGGAAAGAGTTTAAGAGATCAACAGTCCAGTTCAGAGGAGGTATTTGGAGTAATGAGAACTATGAGGAGGGCGAGATCATGA
- a CDS encoding ABC transporter permease gives MIEEERRNKSILHGFWTLTNRELKKWYKAPVILLLSLIQPIFWIVLFGKSMNLGKIFTGTAISIPGLDIPKQVLDQIGQEILKATFGTTDYFSFLAAGMLSFITLFTSMQSGMSVVWDRRLGFLDRLLTTPVPRGSIIMSKIMSSVIRSLVQATIVLVAATLLGMTFNPSINVIDFLGAYAALFLMSLGLSALFIMLAIRATSWESQMAIMNLLNLPLLFTSNAFYPISEMPSWLKPIAEINPLTYANEAIRNLLLGIPSNLVIDFIYLGLFAIILSTIGIILSWRYLSG, from the coding sequence ATGATAGAGGAAGAAAGGAGAAATAAATCTATACTACATGGATTCTGGACATTAACTAACAGAGAGCTAAAGAAGTGGTATAAAGCTCCAGTAATACTCTTATTATCGTTAATTCAGCCAATATTCTGGATAGTACTATTTGGAAAGTCTATGAATTTAGGAAAGATATTTACAGGAACGGCAATATCAATCCCTGGATTAGACATCCCTAAGCAAGTTTTAGATCAAATAGGCCAGGAAATTTTAAAAGCCACCTTTGGAACTACAGACTACTTCTCATTCTTAGCCGCAGGTATGTTATCTTTCATAACCTTATTTACGTCAATGCAAAGCGGGATGTCAGTAGTTTGGGACAGAAGGCTGGGATTTCTAGACAGACTATTAACAACCCCAGTACCAAGAGGTAGTATCATCATGAGTAAAATAATGTCGTCAGTAATAAGGTCGTTAGTTCAAGCCACTATAGTTTTAGTAGCTGCAACATTACTAGGAATGACTTTCAATCCAAGTATAAACGTTATAGATTTCTTAGGAGCATATGCAGCATTATTCTTAATGTCGCTAGGGCTTTCTGCACTTTTCATTATGTTAGCTATAAGAGCTACAAGTTGGGAATCGCAAATGGCTATAATGAACTTATTAAACTTACCTTTACTGTTTACAAGCAATGCATTCTATCCTATAAGTGAAATGCCGAGCTGGCTGAAGCCGATAGCCGAAATAAATCCGCTCACTTATGCTAATGAAGCTATAAGAAATCTTCTTCTAGGCATACCTAGTAATTTAGTAATAGACTTTATCTACCTTGGATTATTCGCAATTATATTGTCTACGATAGGTATAATATTATCTTGGAGATATTTGTCTGGATAA